A region of the Thalassoroseus pseudoceratinae genome:
ACATCCTGGTATCGTCCCTGTGTACGACTACAGGGCTAACGAACAAGGAAGTCGGTGTTACTACACGATGCGTTTCATCAAAGGACGCACGCTGACGGAGGTCGTTAATGCCTATCATGCGGAGCGAAAGAAGGCCGACACGCTTCAGATGAGCGAGCTGATCAAACTGCTCGGAATGTTCATCAACATCTGCCAAACCATTGCTTATGCTCATTCGCGGAATGTCATTCATCGTGATCTCAAGGGAGACAATGTCGTCGTTGGCGACTTTGGCGAGGTGATTGTCTTGGACTGGGGGTTGGCCAAACGGCTTGACGAGATTCTCGTGGAGACCGTCTTGGATGACGAATACGGGGCGACAATTATTACCGACGATGCCGACCCGACACCGTCCAACGCGACAATGCAAGGAGAGAAACTGGGAACGCCGGCTTACATGGCTCCCGAACAAGCGTTAGGGCACATTGATCGGATCGACCAACGCACCGACATTTACGGCCTGGCGGCGATTCTTTATGAAATCCTAACGGGCGAACCGCCATTCACGGGAAAGAGCATTGTCAAAATCCTCGATGCGGTGATCCATGATACGCCGAAAAGACCCAGCGAGATCGTGCCGGATTTACCAACCGAGTTGGAGCGGATTTGTCTTCAGGGCTTGGCCAAAGATCGAAAAGCCCGCCCCGAGTCGGCCACCGAGCTGGCAGAGCAAATTCAAAATTGGATCGCGGAACGAGCTGACCGCAAACGGACCGAACAGGAACGCGAACGATTCTTCAGTCTCTCGCTAGATTTGCTGGCGATCCTCGACGCCGAAGGAACCCTGAGCCAAACTAATCCGGCATGGGAAAAAGTGCTCGGTTGGACTTCATCCGAACTCGAAGGTCAAACGGTTCGAAGTCTTTTGCATCCGGACGATCAAACTCAGTTGGCGAACAATCTCAAGAGAATTTTGGCTGGCGAGTCGTTGACCGAAGTGGAACATCGTTGCCGCTGCCGCGATGGTTCGTATCGGTGGATTTTGTGGAATGCCAGCCTGATTGCCGGGGAGGGTTCGATTTATCTGGTCGGTCGCGATATCACGGAACGCAAGCAAACCGAGCAGACGTTCCAAGAACTACTCGAGTCGGCTCCCGATGGCATGGTGATCGTCAACGATCAAGGACAGATCGTTTTGGTGAACGCACAGATTGAGCATCTGTTCGGTTTTGACCGTCAGGAACTTCTCGGCCAACCCATCGAAACACTGGTTCCGGAGGAGGTTCGAGAACGACATCCGGCTTATGTCCGAAAGTATATTTCAGAGCCGGAGTGTCGACCAATGGCATCGGGATTGGAACTTTACGGGCGTCGAAAGAACGGAGACGTGTTCCCCGCGGAAATCAGTCTAAGTCCCGTGCAAACCGAACAAGGACTCCTCATTTCCTGCGCAATTCGAGATGTGACCGGTCGCCATGGGACGTCGAATTAGGACGCCGTCGAATGGTAAGTGTGTCCGCAACTCTCGTCTCGTTCACGGTGTTGGCAGAGGTGGCAGGATGTCGAATTGCTGATCGGGAGTCGGAGCCAATTGTTCGGGAATCGGGGACAGGTCCGGCGGGCTTTCCCTCAGATGCAACCAGAGGATGGCATGGATTTCTCGGAGGGTTTCTGGTTGTTCTTTGATGCTGGAATGTCCCGCGTCAACGAACAACTCACTTTCGACACCACCGATTCGTGCACTATCAACAGCCACAACGCCATCGCCCGGGAAACATGGCTCTAATCCCCCCGTTCCAATGATGGAGTGCAACTTCACATGCGATGCGAACGGAAGCATGTTCAGGCCCTTCAGACCGGGACTTCGTGGTGAGAGCCCTCTCACACTGCTGGGCAGACGGCGAGGAATGTAAGGGCGTAGATTGTCTTTGTTGAGTCTTCGGACTTCTTTCCAGTCTTCGGCGGACTCGTGTGGTTGGCCAGCGAGGAGCTTCCCAAGACAACCTATCAACCGCTGACTCATTCCCGATCCCTTATGTGGCACAGACATGAAAACGACGCGTGTGATGAATGGTTGTGGTTCAAAGAACAGCCAATCCGCGATTTTCTGTTTTTGTTGGGGAGTTCCCTCGAGTTCGCTAAACGGCACTTTGGCGAACAAGTTCCAAAGAATATGGCCGCTGTGAACGACCTGTAATCGCGACAGCAACCCACCCATGCTGTGCCCCATCAAGATCATATTTTGAAGTGCCGGGTCGCGTCCGTTGGGGTCGAGATAACAGAGCGTGCTTCGCAAGTCTTTCCGGAGATCCGCAGCGGTCGCCAGGAACGGCATGCTCGTGGGATACAAGTACACCCAGATTTGGTAGCGTTCCATCAGTTTTGGCTGATTAAGGAGATCGTTGAGGATTGTTCCCCAAGTCGTCGGGCTGGAAAGCAAACCGTGGACGAGCACCAACGGAATCTTGCCGGGTTGATATGGTTGACACATCAACAACCCCTCGTGGTCCATCGCGATTTCCGGTTGCAAGAACGCCTTGATCGGATTCATTTCTGCTTCAAGTTGGCTCAAAACGAATTGAACGGCGGCGGCGATATTTCGCGACAATCCCAGCCGGTACCCCTGAACGACCTTGGTGGTCTCGTTGATCGGGCTGTTGAATTCAAATCGCCATGCCGACGGCGTGTCCGCGGACTCGTCATTGGGACAAAGCAATGCGGTGATGGAAATAGCTTGTTTGTCGAAGAATCGTTCGTCTTCGGGGTTGCCGGAACGGCGGAAATGAACTCCAAGAAGGCTGCCGCCAAGTCCGACGCGGACGGTCGGGAGAAAATGCGGATTCTCGAAACACGTCCCAGCGGTGCGAAGGCAATCGATCTGATCGAGTCGCCACGGCATGCCGCGTTTGGTGACAGGAACCGTATACCACTCTTCTCCGACACGCACCTTGAGCCCTTGAAGAAGATCGAGCCGACCGAAGTGTTGGCCGTAAATCAGACTGGACACCACGGCGGAGTTGTAGAGTCGCATGCTCCCACGCCAAAGCTGGGGCGGATCCTGAGAAAGCCCTTCTGTGACTTCACCCCAACATTGAACCGCCGTCGCGAAGAAATAGTCCACGCATTCGTCATTCCCTGCATACGCGAACTGCTGAGCTTGCTGGAACGCCTGCATGAGTTCCGCGTGTCGTGGGCCTCCGCACTGAAGCTCCAGCGGCTGAACCGGAGTGGCAGGTCCTGGTTCGGTCGCGAATGCGTTGGAACTCCCAAGTATCGTAAGGAGCATCAACGTCAGCGGAAGAAATCGCGTTCGCGCAAGCGGTGCTTGCATGTTCTCAATCCTTTGAAAAACATTCTCCGCGGTGCAGAAACAGCATTAAAAGGATTCGACCAGGCAGAATGATGAGATCAGTCCATTCGTCCAATCTCACCGAAACTCGTCACCCAGTGCACGATATGTCCTGTTAGGTAAGCCTCGCTCCGAAACTGCGTTGTCACGCTACGCGACTCCGTGGACAATCACATCGGGAAACTTGCTAGACTCTGCTGATTAGGCAGGATTGGCGGTCTGCCGGTTCTCTTGTTCAAGTATGAAATCATTGATTTCTCTCACATTCGGTGTCTCGCATCATGTCAAAGCCCCTCGGATTTCAGAGCAGTGGAGCCCCGAAGAACATTCGTCGCGGCCGTGAAGGCGGAACCGTGACTCAAAATCCTCTTGGGCATAGTTATCCATTAGGAGCCACACTCAATGACGGGGGTGTCAATTTCAGCATTTATTCCCGCCATGCAACGAGAGTGGAACTTGTCCTGTTCGATCAGCCGAATGATTTGTCTCCCAGTCGAATCATCCGACTCGATCCCATCCGAAACCGAACCTACCACTACTGGCACACGTTTGTGCCGGGAATCGGTGCAGGGCAACTCTACGGCTACCGGTTTGAAGGACCCAACAACCCCGACCGTGGTCTTCACTTTGATTCTTCGAAAGTTCTTCTTGATCCCTATGGGCGAGCGGTGGTCGTGCCGGATGAGTACGACCGCGAAGCGCTGTGCCGTGTCGGTCAAACCGCACATGCGATGAAGAATGTCGTGGTTGACTCAGATGACTACGATTGGGAAGACGACGTGCCACTGCGATTACCCGCGGCCAGAACAATCATTTATGAAATGCACGTTCGCGGATTCACACAACACTCATCCTCCGGTTTAAGTGAAGAAAAACGCGGCACCTACGCGGGGCTCATCGAAAAGATTCCCTATCTCCAAGAGTTGGGCATCACTGCGGTGGAATTGCTACCGGTGTTCCAATTCGACGCCCAAGATTGTCCACCTGGCAAAACAAATTACTGGGGGTATGCACCGGTTTCGTTCTTTTCGCCGCATCAGGCATATTCATCGCGTCAGGAGCCTGGCGACGCGGTCAATGAATTCCGAGATATGGTCAAGGCCCTGCATCGAGCAGGCATTGAAGTGATTCTCGATGTCGTCTTCAATCATACCGCCGAGGGCGAACGGAATGGCCCCACACTTTCCTTCCGAGGGATCGACAATCCGACCTACTACATTTTGAACTCCCCGGGCGCGGAGTATGCGAACTATTCCGGATGCGGAAACACACTCAACGCCAACCATTCGATTGTCCGTCGAATGATTGTGGATAGTCTCCGATACTGGGTATCGGAAATGCATGTGGATGGATTTCGATTTGATCTAGCCTCGATTCTCGCCCGCGAT
Encoded here:
- a CDS encoding PAS domain S-box protein, with amino-acid sequence MTNFEADKNLLFGVIAMQCDLIDMRQFVDACTLWSSRKESTLAEILVQQGWLDEEDREHVEYLLKRRIDKQGGDVRKSLASMPDDVKAALSGIENDSIIETIQELADNDRWKTTVAIEPPEEPSDKVTLKGLHSTGGIGQVWIAEDQILKREIALKELKTDMARSQKNRHRFFREAQLTAQLEHPGIVPVYDYRANEQGSRCYYTMRFIKGRTLTEVVNAYHAERKKADTLQMSELIKLLGMFINICQTIAYAHSRNVIHRDLKGDNVVVGDFGEVIVLDWGLAKRLDEILVETVLDDEYGATIITDDADPTPSNATMQGEKLGTPAYMAPEQALGHIDRIDQRTDIYGLAAILYEILTGEPPFTGKSIVKILDAVIHDTPKRPSEIVPDLPTELERICLQGLAKDRKARPESATELAEQIQNWIAERADRKRTEQERERFFSLSLDLLAILDAEGTLSQTNPAWEKVLGWTSSELEGQTVRSLLHPDDQTQLANNLKRILAGESLTEVEHRCRCRDGSYRWILWNASLIAGEGSIYLVGRDITERKQTEQTFQELLESAPDGMVIVNDQGQIVLVNAQIEHLFGFDRQELLGQPIETLVPEEVRERHPAYVRKYISEPECRPMASGLELYGRRKNGDVFPAEISLSPVQTEQGLLISCAIRDVTGRHGTSN
- a CDS encoding esterase/lipase family protein; this translates as MQAPLARTRFLPLTLMLLTILGSSNAFATEPGPATPVQPLELQCGGPRHAELMQAFQQAQQFAYAGNDECVDYFFATAVQCWGEVTEGLSQDPPQLWRGSMRLYNSAVVSSLIYGQHFGRLDLLQGLKVRVGEEWYTVPVTKRGMPWRLDQIDCLRTAGTCFENPHFLPTVRVGLGGSLLGVHFRRSGNPEDERFFDKQAISITALLCPNDESADTPSAWRFEFNSPINETTKVVQGYRLGLSRNIAAAVQFVLSQLEAEMNPIKAFLQPEIAMDHEGLLMCQPYQPGKIPLVLVHGLLSSPTTWGTILNDLLNQPKLMERYQIWVYLYPTSMPFLATAADLRKDLRSTLCYLDPNGRDPALQNMILMGHSMGGLLSRLQVVHSGHILWNLFAKVPFSELEGTPQQKQKIADWLFFEPQPFITRVVFMSVPHKGSGMSQRLIGCLGKLLAGQPHESAEDWKEVRRLNKDNLRPYIPRRLPSSVRGLSPRSPGLKGLNMLPFASHVKLHSIIGTGGLEPCFPGDGVVAVDSARIGGVESELFVDAGHSSIKEQPETLREIHAILWLHLRESPPDLSPIPEQLAPTPDQQFDILPPLPTP
- the glgX gene encoding glycogen debranching protein GlgX, which produces MSKPLGFQSSGAPKNIRRGREGGTVTQNPLGHSYPLGATLNDGGVNFSIYSRHATRVELVLFDQPNDLSPSRIIRLDPIRNRTYHYWHTFVPGIGAGQLYGYRFEGPNNPDRGLHFDSSKVLLDPYGRAVVVPDEYDREALCRVGQTAHAMKNVVVDSDDYDWEDDVPLRLPAARTIIYEMHVRGFTQHSSSGLSEEKRGTYAGLIEKIPYLQELGITAVELLPVFQFDAQDCPPGKTNYWGYAPVSFFSPHQAYSSRQEPGDAVNEFRDMVKALHRAGIEVILDVVFNHTAEGERNGPTLSFRGIDNPTYYILNSPGAEYANYSGCGNTLNANHSIVRRMIVDSLRYWVSEMHVDGFRFDLASILARDSTGNPLPNPPVLWDIESDPVLAGTKLLAEAWDAAGLYQVGSFIGDSWKEWNGRFRDDVRDFFRSTPGSVRQIADRLLGSPDIYGHKGREAEQSVNFVTCHDGFTLYDLVSYNEKHNEANDEDNRDGTNDNRSWNCGTEGETDDPAILKLRYQQMKNFLTVNLLSLGLPMILMGDEVGRTQRGNNNAYCQDSEISWLDWSLVESRADLLRFVKLLIARRSLRNIEHEENRFSLIDIIANAPHDWHGIKLHAPDWSDSSHLVAIGVEFQGVDFLAHLILNSHWESHIVELPAVTDDQPWRRWIDTSLDSPEDIVPWETAAPVETDDYHVGARSVVMLYSGKITPSL